The DNA region ATACTGGTAAGGAGCAcgtatataaaatgatacatattatcttactgcaaacaaataaacatcaatGCCACATATCTTAAGTCAGACGAGACAACTTGGAGTAAAAATGTACCATTTTATAATGTGTTTGTACTACTAATATcgatgtctgtattttgtttacgCATTAAAATCACTAATGTGAGAGACATAAACAACACCTCGCAGACCTTACCGGCTAATGCTACCTAGTTTCCGTAGTAATATGAGCATTCTGAGACATTCTCCTGGTTGTAGTAAAACGCAACGATTTGTAAAGAAAGCCAAGTCGGCTTACTGACAGTCCTTTTTTCCTATTAGTGTATTCTCTAACTGCGCTCATTTTCTGTTGTTGGTACCTTCAGCACGGATGATTTAAAAAATCCTCCTTGGGGATAAATTTGTTTGAGACAGTGGTTCATATGATTCCCTCCAGACTCtacaatttcaatttaattaCCCGCCATCTTATATGGCTCCAGGCACACTAGCTTTTATAAATACCAATGTAGAGTAACCATCAACGTGATATTAAGTTCATATCACTACTTTCTTCCATTACTTTTATCCCCATGTATGATGTTTCCTATTAATGTTATTATTCATGTACAATAATTGCATCAAAAAAGTAGGAAAGACGCCAGCTAAAATATCAACATAGAttagtatacatttttttaaaaaatcgaaCTACATCCGGTTGTGTTTATTGGCCTATTCTCAGCATAGTGCAATGCCTAGCTCTATCTAGGGCAGTTGCATTTTGTTTACGGGTTAGCTGTACATAGCTTGTTATAGTATCTACTTCAATAGACCCAATATCGGCTTAACTCTCCATCATTGTTTAGTTGAATAGAATCCCATTATTTCATGAATAGAGCTTACATTTGAACCTCTTTCTCTTCCAGCTAGCGTCATACGAATTGGAGATGTCAAATGTTTTAATAGAAGGGGCTGGGCCAATTACAATCCTTGGTTTTATTGGGAGACTCGCGTAGATTACCGTGTGTCGTATACTAATTCAATGATGGTTTCGGGGATCATTATTGGAATAGCGTGTTCTAGGAGATTATCGTACTGATGTGTATAAGGTAGTATGTAAGACTATACTGAAAGGAGATATTAGCCTACAAATCGTGCACTGCACGTTTTTCTTATCACAATCACCTTACAAATTCGTTATGTTCCTTCTCTCGTTCATCATTACAGAACGTTCGCTCACCACATAAGCTGGACAGCATCGATCAATAGCTATAGCAACAACATTGCAGTACGCTGTGTGCAGTGGCCAACATTGGTGTATAAGTAACGTCGCACTGTACTGGACAACAAGCTTAAAAGTGCTGATAGCATTACATGGGGGATGACATTACAGCGTGCATCATGTATTTATCTAGCTTAGGATCGTAGGGAATGTCCGCAAAGAGCAATGAGCCTTGGTGATTAAGGAATAGGAAATCGATAGTATATAAGGTATGTGTACTCTAGTAAATTTTACAAGACATTAGATGAGATAACGACTCCTGTCCATCTCTGCGCCATCCTTGTTTTGACGAGTTGAAATGACCAAATCAGTCCTACTAATTctaatatgtgtgtgtttggcTAAAATGTCATTTGTAAATCTACTTTGCTATTTCGTTTTTTAACACAGAATTCAATCTACTCTTACTGAAATCACCGACACCGATGTGGTCCGTCGAACAAGTCGCCATGCAGAATGTAGATATAGCCGTCCTAGGTGCACCTGGTGTGGGCAAGACAGCCATTATACAACAATACGTAAATTGTACCTTTCCGGAACAACATTCACCAACTAAAACCACGTCTGTATTCAACCCGGCAGTATTCGCCAACCAGCATTTGTATCAATTAAACATTGTCGATACGCCTCCATTACAGTATTTCCAGATGAAGAGTTTTTATGACTGGGTAGATTTTCAGTCATATTCCTCAGAAGTCCGAGACGCGGCTGCATTTATACTTGTGTTCGATGTATCGAACAACGATAGTTTTCAGTTTGTGAAAGATTTACGTGAACAGATTTTGGACTACCGTGAGTGCAATGGAACAGATTTACCAATAGTTGTTGCTGGCAATAAATCCGATTTAGGCAAATGCAACGGTCTTTCAAGGCGCGACATGAGCCACATCGTAAAGAAGACCTGGAAATCGGGATACGTGGAATGTTGTGCAAAATACAATTGGCATATAGTTTCTCTATTTAGTGAAGTTATGAAATTCATTTGCGAACACCGTGATAAACCCCCTGCAACAAGAATGAGGGGCGGACTGCGCCGAAATAGTTGTATGTTGATGTGAATAACAGTCACCTGCCCAAACGTTGGCCTTGACGCCTATACTTTGCCTTTAGGTGAATCGACAATACCATGTGAAGAGAGGAAATGTGTGAGTGACAAATACAAGTTGACTGGTACTAAAAGATGTTTGTCAAGATAGAAGAGAaaataattttagaaaaaaacaccCGTTGATGCGTAAAACTCAGGGTTCCTTATTTACAGCCTATAAAGAGGTTTGCCTTAAAGAGGACCATTTATGATGCTTTCTCTTTCCACGTGATATTGACGCAAACAATGGAGAATAAAGACATTTGTATCACATTCTGTGCACGAAAACAGCAACAAGTTTCACTTTCATCCGAGTAGCACAGACTAAAAACCCCATTCAGCCAATTCACAACGTACAGTGTCGAGTTGAGAGTCGTTGGAGTAGAAACACGTGTATATGACACATTCTAAAGTCTGCAAGCGAATTGGTTTTCGCAGTACGTCAAAGTACTGacagttaccatagtaacacgCATTCTGTGACGGCAATATGGTACAGGGTAACGAATACAGAATGGATAGCATTGTTATAAATATTTTAGCGTTAACAGTAGTGTCCTAGTAagtgatattttttgtttaaatttccaAATGGAATATTTGATGTTAGTAGTAGTCCTAGGAGAAGTCGTGTTAGTTAGTAATAGTTGTAACTGAACCTGGTGTATACATATTTCTGTACTTTATTATTTCTCTTGTTTACTTTCATCGCAAGAATTCTGTATCAAATCCAAAAAAGTCGAAATACGTTTTCATTCTGCTTGTGTTAAGTAATATacttttacttgatagataatgTGTTTAACATGTTCAAGATCTGTTTGCAGTACAATTCCCccaaataattgaaaaaagtACATTTAACGGGAATTTGTCTGCCCTTTTTTTGAGAAGTTCAGTTTGGTTATATATCAACCTGATGAGCTTGTGCTGTTTGCAGTCTCCATCGATTTCAATTCAATCAGTGGCGCTATTGGATTATTCTAGCGACAAAGGGGGCCCATGTGTTTCTATTATATCACGCGAATTTACTTGAGACGACAATAAATGGCTACTTGATGTGAAATTAGTGATCTAATAAAACTACAATATACAGCCTTTTCCATTTTCTGTGTTGCTCCGTTCATATCAGTTTCACCCTGTGAGCAATTTGCAGTCCAAAACTAACTATCGCAACACCCGGAAATGACCTGTCCACCTAAATAAAGATTTTCTCTCTCTTGAAATTTCACCTAACGACACTAAAATGTATTGAGCACGACCAGCCATGGTTAAGGGACACTCAGTTGAACAcgttaattgaaaaaaaaaactgcgACATCTGGAACGGAGACAACTTAGCAACTGCACTTTTTGCAATGTGGAACAGGCTCactttctctcttttttctctTAGCAGTGTCATCCAGGCACGAGAAAATCACTCGTTAAATCTACAGATTTATACTTTCTTCAAAAAATACTGATGCATAAAAATGATTGTgttgaaaaaaacacaaaagaaGAAAAGCACATGTCcatcatattttataaatacGCCGACATACCATAAGCCTATTAAACCTGGGCATGTGCGTCCATTACTGTCAGTACAGAGTGATATTGTATTGTGCAATTCGACAGTCTCGTCATCCTTAAGAGTGTCCCTATATTTATGTGCAGGCGCCTACAACTATAAGATCAAGAGTTTAGACTCACTTTTATCCTCTTGAAATTCAAACGATTGTTCGTTCGTTGTGTAAACTGACAGTATACCGCACTTTGACGGTTAGGATTCTAGATAATTTCAGTCACGTTTCTCGTAATCTTCACCTGataacagttactgtacttGCTCGTAAAGAGATCTGATGCACAAACCAAGGAAATATCTGACGAACATGAGCTACGCTTGATAACTGTTATTCTGTACCTTATTACTAAGGCTGCGTTATATTGATATGTTAAACAATATTTTACGTGGGAATCACAGTTCAATTAAATGTAAGCAGTGTTGTCCTATGCCTTTTCTACAGTGATCTCAGCCTATACACGTACCGTTAAGTTGCACCTGATTTCAAAGCTTCTTAGACCGCCTTCAAGAATTTGCAGACGAAATATCTGATGAAGCATCGAGGAGAAGTAGACAGggaaaataacatcaaaatggAAATAATCTCGTTAGTACGGCAATATTTCTTATCTCTATCCCTGTATACTAAGTGCCGGCAAATTTCCAACCGAATCATTTTCAGAAGCAAAATCTtcttttcgaaaagcacacttGATTTACTCTCGAATAAAATGAATAACgcttattttttgtaaattgaatTTAGCGTTTTGGTCTACATTATTATTCTATTCGAAAAGAAAACTGCGCAAAATGAGTTCTGAATATTCCTCCTTCATATGTCTGATGACGTAACATGTCAGGTTCACCTATGTAATCTATCTTTTAAGACGTTGACTATTGACCTTGATCTTGAACTTCATGGTCAGGTTTAAAACCAGcctatttcttgcatattgcagacacttttgTGGTATCGAAGTGTgaacttttgaaaatgttaggACATATAAGAATTGGAGAATACTTAAACGTGTTAATTTGGGTGCTcttatcactttgttttactGAATGACAACCAtatttgatatgaaaataaatgatttatgGAACACCTCTTTAACCATATAGATATAGAGACTTCGTTCAAGTGTATACTCCAATAGAATAATTTCTGCTGGTGTCATTGCATTTGACCCTGACATTCACCTTCACAGACAATGACTGAATGACAGCAATGTTTGTTGCAAAAATTATTTCTTACTTCAAGTTTCTTAGAGACTGTATTCAAAGTATTTACTCCTATAGTACCAGGGGTAAGTTTCTTTTAAGTTTAAGTCCTTGGCCATTTCCAATGACCTAGACTTTCATGATCAATTACCATAATCAGGTCACGTCTTACATATTTTGGTATTTGTATACACACCGAGGTATTTAAGTGTGATCAATTTCATTCAATCCTGTTTGCCTTTAGGTGAATCGATACAAGGAGACACACAAGTAAAGTACATATTTCAGAAactgtcttctatgaagacttgatGACATGACAGATTTATTTCCCCAGGACAACAATAACTATCGATTTCCCCAATGCTCAACCAAATTATGTATGAACTAGAGACATGAATCAAGGTCACCCTATTCCCTAACCTCGTTGTGTATATTTAACCAGTTTCGTCACACTGTGCCACTTCAGATTTTCTccgtagtgtgtgtgtgtgtgtgtatatacatttgtatatatatatatatatatatatatatatatatatatatatatatatatatatatatatatatatatatatatatatatatatatatatagttttgttagGCAAATGTTACAGATGACAGATGACAGATTACAGATTGTGCTACTTTATCAAATCAGATGGACTTGTCAATAGCAGAAAATAAACATGGTGACATTGTACAAAAGTGTTGTAAGACTACGGGCCACTATGTTTCCCATTCAATATTGACTCCgcactgtactgtattgtgcCGTGCAATGCTTtgttgtactgtgctgtgctgtaccgtgctgtgctgtgctgtactgtactgtactgtactgcactacactacactacactacacttgcactgtactgtactgtactgtactgtactgtactgtactgtactgtactgaactgtgctggtctgtactgtactgtactgtactggtctatactgtagtgtattgtattgtactgtactgtactgtactgtactgtactgtactgtactgtactgtactgtactgtactgtattgtactgta from Glandiceps talaboti chromosome 18, keGlaTala1.1, whole genome shotgun sequence includes:
- the LOC144449585 gene encoding ras-like protein family member 10B, whose protein sequence is MWSVEQVAMQNVDIAVLGAPGVGKTAIIQQYVNCTFPEQHSPTKTTSVFNPAVFANQHLYQLNIVDTPPLQYFQMKSFYDWVDFQSYSSEVRDAAAFILVFDVSNNDSFQFVKDLREQILDYRECNGTDLPIVVAGNKSDLGKCNGLSRRDMSHIVKKTWKSGYVECCAKYNWHIVSLFSEVMKFICEHRDKPPATRMRGGLRRNSCMLM